Below is a genomic region from Malassezia restricta chromosome VIII, complete sequence.
CACGTGGGTACCACTACCGACGGAGCTTCACGGCCTCTCGCGCTAGGCGGCTGGGAGCATGGCCACAGGGCAGCATGCTACGAGCTTCCGTATGAGCCGTGAAGAGCAAGGTGCTGCATAGCATACGCAGGGAGATGCCAACGCTATATGCCTCACATGGGCGATCTGGAACGATCCATCATCATCACATCGCACAGCTTACGTACATGTTCTGTGGCTAGGTAGATAGGCACTATCTTCACTCCGACTCCTCCTGCGCAGCCGGGGATACACGCAGGAGCTTTTCATCAAAGCCTTTGCCGCTAAAGTCCCAGGCCGTCTGCATGTTAGAAGGCCATGTTCATACGTACGTTGGTCTTGGAAAAGGCAAAGAATGCAGCGAATGGCACAGCCAGACCCCAAAAGGCGATCACAGGCGCATTCTTAGGCGTCCAGCGGAAGCGTTGGTACATGGTGTTGTGCTATCGTGAATGAGCCTTCCGCATGAGTACGTACCATCTGCTGCCATCGCTCAATAGCGGGATCGATCTTGACGGAACCTAATTTGTTAGCAGGCCATATACGCAGTTTCTATACGCACGGTGATGACCTCCTGCCATGGTGTTGTTGGGCCAGTGTCGTTGCGAGAAAAAGGCGGGCGAGCAACGGCGACGGCGTTGGTAGGGGATGAGTCAGCAATGCTCCTCCACCCGTGCAGGTCCCACCCACTTCGTCTTGCTGGTAGTCGGTCATGACCGAGCGACGTTCGCGCGTCCGCTACGATGAGGACACGCCGCCAGATCCAGTGCATGAAGAGCGTGCGTACTCGAGATGGCATAGGCGTGATCGTGACTGGACGGAAGGCCGTGATCGACGCGATGGACGAGAAGCACGttcgtggcgcagcgcgcctCACGAACGACAAGATAGctggcgccgacgccgcgaGCAAAGTCCGATACGTTCGCACGATGCACGTCCGAGACAGTCAAAGCAGCCTTTGTCACCTGTGCAGCACGATACCCCGAGCATTCAAGATGCTGATGCTGATCAAATGGCGGCTATCATGGGCTTTGGCAATTTTGGATCGAGCAAGGTACGTGGACATACACCCCTCTTACCTGCAGGGAAAACCCGTGGAGAACAATTCGGAGGGCTACGCACACATTCGAAAGGAGCACAGCTGGCGGCAATACATGAATCGGTATGTATTCTTATTATTCACATGTAGAAAGGGCGGCTTCAACCGGCCTCTAGATAAGGTCTAGCAAGTAGGTGACGTCGGTCGTGTCTCGCCCGAGACGGCCGATCCGTCTGCGTTAGGTATCGGCGAAtgcgtgtgtgtgtgccCCGTGAGGTCTGTACGCGAATTAGCAGGCGCGATGTCCCGCTCTGTCAGGACGGCGGCATGACGATCACACATCGCGCGGAATTGAGCGCTCGAGAGGTGGGGCGACTGAGACACCAAGTCCTCGGATCGAAAAGAGTACTTGCAGTACGCCTCAATATCATCAGGCAAAGGATGCAGATCCTCAGGGTATGTGATGGGCGGAGGCAACTGATACTCGGGATCGACTACGAGCACCATACGACGTAGCCATGCCCGGTGCGCGTCCTGCAGTGCCATGGCTCGAGGCAACCTAGGAGCCTCCTCCACTTTTTTCTTGGGCACGTTTGGATGCATCGCATTGggcggtgcatcggcaGCAGACTGGGGCGATTGTTTGGACAGCGTAGCTGGATGTCAGAGCCTGGTGAACAAGCACCGAAGCGGATCAagctggatgcgcaggatgtgctgccgccgcctgcgcatGATAAGATGCCCCGCTTTGATCGAGGTGTCTTTCTCGCGCCTATGGTGCGAAGCGGCGCTCTTCCATGCCGTCTTCTGGCGCTCGAATACGGAGCGGACCTAGTGTGGGGCCCGGAAGTAGTAGATCGTGCGATTATGGGCACAGAGCGCCGCGTTCATCCTTCGACGGGTCTCGTCGAATTTATCAAAGACGGCAAACAGGTGTTTTCGTGCCATCCCATCGAGCGGCCGTTTCTCATATACCAAGTGGGATCTTCCACACCCGAGAATGCGGCTGAGGCTGTGCGGATCGTCACTGAGCATGATGATGTCGCTGGTGTCGACTTGAACTGCGGCTGTCCCAAGCCATTCTCGACGCTAGGTGGCATGGGTGCCAATCTGCTCACGATGCCTGACTTGCTGTGTGAGATCCTGAaggcgatgcggcgcgctgcaccGCCGCATGTGAGTGTGACGTGCAAGATACGTCTTTtgccgacgcaggcgcagaCGCTGGATCTGGTCGAGCGTATTGTGCGGACGCGCACCATCCGCGCGCTGACCATTCACTGCCGCACCAAACCGATGCGGCCTCGAGAGCCtgcgctgctggaccgGTTCCGCGACGTCGCGGCCCATGTGGCGAAAGTAGCTCAGGAGACAGGGCAAGATGTGCCTGTCGTGTGCAATGGCGATTGCTTTGGCGTCACTGACATTCCACGACTACAAACACTCACGGGCGCACAGGCGTTTATGATGGCGCGCGGCCCTGAAGCCAACATGTCGTGCTTCCGCGAGCACCGAGAATGTGTCGGCACCGTCGTTGCGCCCAAGTGGCTCCGCTATGCTGTCTATTTTGACAACCCATTCGGCAACACCAAGTACTGCATCACCCAAATGGCCTTCACCACCACGGCAGGTGCCAAGGAGCACGATGCACCGCGTGTATCGCCTCTCAAAAAGCGAGAACTAGTCGACATGCGCATGGAGCTAAATCGTGCCAAGTCACACGAagacatggcgcgcgctttGCGCATGCCGTGGCCCGTCGATACGAGCGACATAGCGACTTCGCTGCCAGGTAGGCTAGGCCCACGAACGTAATTTTCTCCACCCGCACGACCGCCGCTGACTCATTTCCCATCGACGATGAGCAGGGACGAGGACGTGCACGACAAAGTGCCGTCGtaccatgcgccgccgtTTGAGTCGCCCATTAGTGGCGCTACTATACATGAGCTGCGGTGTTTGGATACCAAGATCCAGCTTGGCTACCATCTCGTGCCGCATATTGTACAGACCCTGCTGAGCGAGCtgccgtcgagcgcctaTGTGCTGGTGACTGACACTCACTTGGCTCAGCTGGGGGCGGTTGACAAGTTCCGGGATGCCTTCCAGCAGTCGAAAGGGGCGCACCAGCGCTTTTTGACGTACGAAATAGCGCCTGGTGAAGAGAGCAAGAGTCGCGAGACCAAGGCGGCTATGGAAGACTGGATGCTGGAGCATCGCTTGACGCGCGATACCGTGGTGCTTGCCTGTGGTGGCGGCGTGATTGGCGACTTGGTGGGATTTGTTGCTGCGACGTTCATGCGTGGACTCAAGTACGTGCAGATTccgacgacgctgctggcgatGGTAGACTCGTCAGTCGGTGGCAAAACGGCGATTGACCATCCGCACGGCAAGAACTTGATTGGCGCGTTTCACCAGCCGCACTATGTATTTATCGATGCTGCATGGCTCTTGACGCTGCCCGCGCGCGAATTCAGCAATGGTATGGCCGAAATCATCAAGACGGCCGCCATATGGGACGTGCAGGACTTTGAAAAGCTCGAGTCCCAGTCTGATGCGATTCGCGCTGCGGTCATGAGCGAGGCggctcgagcgcatggaacGTCGCAGGGCCATACGCTAgagacgcgcacgacgtcACAGACGCTGCTCCTGGATGTCATCCGCGGCAGTGTGGGTGTCAAGGCATGGATCGTGACGGTCGATGAGAAGGAAACGGGACTACGTAACCTCGTCAACTTTGGCCACTCGATCGGCCACGCTATTGAGGCTGTGCTGACCCCTGATATGTTGCATGGGGAGTGCATCGCGATCGGCATGGTCCTCGAAGCCGAAATCGCCCGGCTTGTGTGCGGCCTGCCGCAAGTCGCAATTGGCCGTCTCACGCGCTGCCTGCAGCTGTACGATCTGCCTGTGTCGCTGGCTGATCCTCGCATCGTGGCGCTGTCCAAGGCACGTGAGCTGACGACCGCTCGGCTCCTGGACATTATGCGCGTCGACAAGAAAAATGCCGGTGCGCAGAAAAAGGTGGTGCTCTTGTCCCGCTTAGGCGCCACGGCCGAGGAGAGGGCCAGTGCCGTGCCCGACTCCCTCCTGGAGCATGTGCTGGCGCCGGCCATGCTTGTGCGCGAGTCCACGCACATGCCGAGGGAGCCCGCCACGATCCCGACGCCCGGCTCCAAGAGCATCTCCAACCGCGCATTGGTGCTGGCGGCTCTGAGTGGCGGAACGTGCCGCGTTCGCAACCTGCTCCATTCTGACGATACCCGCGTcatgatgcaggcgcttgtCCAGCTGGGTGTTGCTGACTTTGCGTGGGAAGACAACGGCCACACGCTCGtggtgcatggccacgGCGGACAAGTGCAGGCGAGTGAGGCGCCTGTGTACCTGCAAAACGCCGGCACAGCTGCGCGTTTCATGACGGGCGTGGCGTCCCTCGTGCGTCAGGGCAGCATTTCTCTCACGGGCaatgcgcgcatgcacgagcgtccGATCGGTCCGCTGGTCGATGCTCTCCAAAGCAATGGCGTCCACATCGACTACCAGGGCAAACCGGCATGCCTCCCGCTTCGCGTCGAGGGCACCGGCATGGGCCTGCGAGGCGGTCGTATCGAGCTCGCTGCCAATGTATCGTCGCAGTACGTGTCCTCGATCCTGCTCTGCGCACCGTACGCCCAGGCCCCGGTGGAACTGGCTCTTGTGGGCGGCAAAGTCATTTCGCAGCCGTATATCGACATGACCGTCGCCATCATGCGTGCGTTtggcgtgcacgtcgagcgcgtgggCGAGTATGTGTATCGCATCCCGCAGCAGACGTACACGGCGCCACCCACATACGAGGTCGAGAGTGATGCGAGCAGTGCGACGTATCCGCTGGCCTTTGCCGCGCTCACAGGCACGACCGTGACGGTTCCGCACCTAGGCCGCACGAGCTTACAGGGCGATGCGGCCTTTGCTTGCCAGGTGCTCGCTCCGATGGGCTGTGCGGTCGAGCAGACCGATACCACTACCACCGTCACAGGTCCGCCCGTCGGCCAACTTCGGGCGCTGGGCTCGGTGGATATGGAGTCCATGACGGATGCCTTTATCACGGCGTCGATGCTGTTCGCGGTCGCGCCTGGCCCGACTCGTATTACAGGTATCGCGAATCAGCGCGTCAAAGAGTGTGATCGTCTGCGGGCTGTGGTGACGGAGCTCGGCAAGTTGGGCGTTCGTGCATCGGAGCATGAggacggcatcgacatTGTGGGCGCGCCGATCTCGCAGCTCACCTCGAATGCCGAGTTGTCGTCGTACGACGATCATCGCATCGCCATGTCGTTTAGTCTGCTGGCATGTGTGGTGCCTGGCAGCACGACGATTCTCGAAAAGCGGTGCGTCGAAAAGACATGGCCCGCCTGGTGGGACGTGCTGCATGGGCCGCTGCATGCCTCGGTGTCTGGCGCGCACTTGCACGAGGCCCTTGTTCACGCACGCACCAAGCGCACGGGCGCCTGGCCGACGCCCTCGGCGTATGCCTCGGACGCGACGATCGTGCTGATCGGCATGCGGGCGTCGGGCAAGTCGCATGTGGGGCAGCGTCTCGCGGGCCTTTTGCACCGCACGTTCTTGGATGCCGACGAGGTctttgcgcagctgcatggtGATCTTGGTGCGTATGTCCAGTCGTTCGGCTGGGATGCGTTCCGTGAAGCTGAGGCGCAGATCCTTGCATCGCTGATTTCGCAGCATCCCACAGGGCATGTCCTGGCcctgggcggcggtgtCGTCGAGTATGCGCCGAGTCGCGCTCTTCTGGAGCATGTGCGGGAGCAGGTCGGGCCGGTCGTGCACATTGTGCGCAGCTATGAGGCCATCAGTGCCTTCCTTGCGACGAGTGATCGCCCCGCGTACGGCGAGCCTCTGAGCGATGTATATGCGCGCCGCCAGCCTCTCTatacgcgcgcggcgtgtaTGGAGACTGTCAATGCCAGTGATACCaccgccgaggcgctcgctcggcaGCTGGCTACGCCGCTCGGCCTGGGGCGGCTGCCAGCATCGCCCTCGTTTTTCCTCTCCCTCACGATGGCTGacatgcacgaggcgcgtcCGCTGATGACGCAGATCACGCCCGGTGTGGacgtgctcgagctgcgtgtggATTTGCTGCGCGAGTGTACGCCTGCGTTTGTGCGGGAGCAGGTCGCagagctgcggcgcatcacacCGCTGCCCCTTTTGTACAcggtgcgcagcgcgtcaCAGGGTGGTCGCCTGCCGGACGAGAGCGAGGATCTGTACTTTGAGCTCTTGTACCTCGGCTTGCGCATGGGCTGCGACTACATCGACCTCGAGATGCACCGTCCAGCCGCGCGTCtggcggccgtggccgAGGCCCGCGGCCGATCACTGATCGTTGCATCGCATCACGATACGGCAGGCGAGCTGCGGTGGACGGCGCCGgtcatgcgccgcatgtACGATCGTGGGCGCCAGCTGGGCGACATGGTCAAACTCGTGGGCGTCGCGCGGTCGTGGCAAGACTCGATGGATCTCGAGACGTTCCGTGCGACGGTCGCACgggacgcgccgcacccGTTGATTGCGATCAATATGCACGAGATGGGCCGCctctcgcgcatcgtgaATCCGCTCATGACGCCCGTCACGCATGAGCTCatgccgtcgtcggcggcacCCGGTCAAATGTCGGTGCGGGCGATTCACGAGGCGCGTCACCTGCTAGGCCTCTtgccacgccgccgcctgttCCTGTTAGGCTCGCCGATCGCCCAGTCGCAAAGCCCGTTGATCCACAATACGGGCTTCCAGGTGCTGGGCTTGCCGCACGTGTATGAGCGCTTCGAGACGAGCACGGTCGATGAGCGACTCGTGCAGCTCCTTCATGCGCCCGACTTTGGCGGAGCGAGTGTCACGATACCACTCAAGCTGTCCATTATGCAGCTACTGGACTCCATTTCTCCTGAAGCGCAAGTGATTGGTGCGGTGAACACGATCGTGCCGCGACGTGACAGTGACACGGGCCGAgtggcgctgcacggcgaAAACACCGACTGGCACGCGATCTACGACCGGGCTCGGGCCGCCCATGTGCGATCGGACGGACTTGTGGCACTCGTCATTGGTGCTGGTGGGtctgcgcgcgctgctctGTACGCCATGCACCGCCTCGGCGCTTCGTGCATCCTGCTGTACAACCGCACGTACGACAaggccgtggcgctcgccgagcaAGTGCCGGTGGAGTGGCATGTGGAGGCAATTCCGTCGTTGGCGTCGGTGGGCGCGAGGGCCGAccacgcgcagctgcgtgtCGTGGTGAGCAATGTGCCGGCGGCCGCCACGTCGCTATCGCCTGAGCAAGGGGCGGACATTGTGCTTCCCAAGGAGTTGCTGCCTGCCCAGAGTGGCGTCGCGATCGATATGGCGTACGGCGTGGAGCACACGCCTctgctggtgctggcgcagatGCATGGATGGCATAcggtgcgtggcatcgACATTCTGCTTTCACAGGCGTATCGCCAATTCCGGCTGTGGACGCAACTGCCGCCGCcctgcgccgcgatcgAGCACGAGGTCCTGCCGGCCTACGCTGCCTCGCTTCCTTAGTATCACGTGATTCCATAGCAAGGTAGGCGAGCCACTTGGGCGTGGCGAGGGACGCGTCGCTTTCACCATGGTGCGCATCGCAGTGGCGGGTCTGTCGCGCCTAGGCGTCCCATTGATGcatgcgtgcgccgtgcgcacgggCATGGCAGGGCCATGTGGTGTTGCCATGATGCGCGCTCAGATCCCGATGGCGCGACCGGTGGCGCCCCTGACGGCGTTGTTCCGTGCCTCGCTGCACACGTCTCGTGTGGTGATGGACAAGAAGCCAGCGCGCCAGAGCAGTGGCGTGCTATCGCAAGTTGTATCGGCTCTGCGTGATatggcatcgtcgcggCCTACGCAGGGCAAGTCATCGCAGTACCCGGCGGTGCGTCGTTTGATGGAGCTGATGCGGCCCGAGCTGCGGGGCATTGTGCTGGCCCTAGGTCTGCTCTTGATAGCGTCGCTCGTATCGCTTTCGGTGCCTTTTACTATCGGCAAGGTCGTCGACTTTTTCTCGCAGCCTGACGCCCGATTCCCGTTCGGCCTCACGATGCCGACGGTCGCTACGTTGTTGCTGTGTGTCTTTGCCACCGGTGCGTTGGCGCGTGCGAGCTCGAATATCCTGCTGGAGCTGACGGGTGTGCGTGTGATTCAGCGGATTCGCGAGCGGGCGTTCAGcaatgcgctgcgccaggaTGTGTCGTTTGCCGACAAGGGCGCGGGCGACACTGTCAGTCGGATCAATATGGACTGCAATTTGGTGGGTGGGGCGATCACGACGGATCTGGCGGATGGTCTGCGCTCGACGGTGACGGTCctggcgtcgtgctcggcCATGTTTTACATATCGACGAAGCTCACGCTCGTCATGATGCTTGTGATTCCGCCTGCCGCGCTGTGCGCCGCCTATTACGGCCGATTCCTGCGTAATCTGACGAACAAGACGCAGGATGCCGTGGGTGTGATGACTCGCACGGCTGAGGAGCGCTTGTCTCCTGCGGCGTTCCGTACGATTTCGGCGTCgggcacgcagcgcgcggAGGAAAAGCGCTTTGACGCTCGTGTTCAGGAGATTGCCGCGCTGCAGACCAAGGAGGCGTACGCGGGCGGTATTTTCCACTCTGGTCTGGGCTTTGTGGGGAACTGTACGATCGTGACGCTGCTCACGTACGGCGGTCATCTCGTGAGTTTGGGGCAGTTGACGGTGGGTGATTTGACGTCGCTGCTGATGTACACGGCGTATCTGGGTGGCGGTTTGATCCTCATGACGAACTTTTTCACGTCGCTGATGAAGGGCGTCGGTGCGGGTGCGCGTGTGTTTGGCCTGCTGGATCAGCAGCCGCGGATCCCGCTGGGCCAAGGTGTGAAGCTGGACGTGGCGAGCATGgaccgccgcggcgctcgcaTCCAGTTTGACGACGTCCACTTCCGGTACCCGAGCCGTCCTGAAAAGGCGGTGCTGAATGGCGTGAGCCTCGACATCCAGCCAGGCACGAGTGTGGCTCTTGTTGGCAGCTCGGGCGCAGGCAAGTCGTcggtgcatgcgctgctgctgcgttTCTACGAGCCTGACTCGGGACGCGTTATGATGGATGGCCGCGATATTCGCACGTACACGCCTGAATCGCTGCGCTCCGTCATGAGCGTCGTGCCGCAGGAGCCGGTGCTGTTCGAGGGCACGATTGCGTTCAACATTGGCTACGGCACGCCTCATGCGACGCGTGAGCAGATTGAgcgagcggctcgtgcggcgcacTGCCTCGAGTTTGTGCGGACGCTGCCGCAGGGCTTTGACACGGTGATTGGGCCGCGTGAGCTGAGTGGCGGacagcggcagcgcatTGCGATTGCACGTGCGCTGGTGCGTGAGCCGAGTGtcctgctgctggacgaggcgacgtcggcgctgGACTCGGCGTCGGAGCTGCTGATCAACGAGGCGATCACGTCGATTATCAACGAGGGCCGCACGACCGTGTGGATCGTTGCGCACCGCCTCAGTACCGTGCGTGCGGCTGATACCATCATGCTGCTGGAAGATGGCCGCATTGCCGAGCAGGGTACGTTTGAGCAGCTGGATCAGCCAGGCACGCGGTTCCGGGCGCTGATGCAGTCGCAGCtgacggcgccgccgccgcccgccCCAGCGGCGGTGCCGGATGGCAGGCGGGCGTACAGCACGGCCGCTTGCCGTCGACACGTCCCGGCCGCGCCCGTTTGGAGTGTGCGCGAAGCGACGCAGGCGGCTGAcacggcgccgctgcttgacccggcgcgtctcgcgcacATGCACCGCCTGGCAGCTCTGCCGCAGCCGGCTACGGCGGAGGAGATGGAGCGTCTGCGTGCGGAGCTGGAGCCGCTGGTGGCCGTGATGCACTCGACGCAGGCGACGGGCGAGTATGATGCGGTGCCTGAGACGGCGTGGTCCggctggcgcgcgacggacgaggcgccacTCACACGCAGCGAGCTGGAGGCGGGCGGGGGCCACTGGCGCGCCGGCTATGTGGTGTCATCGAAGTAGTTGGTATAGCTATGTTACATGCAA
It encodes:
- a CDS encoding U4/U6.U5 tri-snRNP-associated protein 3; amino-acid sequence: MTERRSRVRYDEDTPPDPVHEERAYSRWHRRDRDWTEGRDRRDGREARSWRSAPHERQDSWRRRREQSPIRSHDARPRQSKQPLSPVQHDTPSIQDADADQMAAIMGFGNFGSSKGKPVENNSEGYAHIRKEHSWRQYMNRKGGFNRPLDKV
- a CDS encoding tRNA-dihydrouridine synthase 2, whose translation is MSEPGEQAPKRIKLDAQDVLPPPAHDKMPRFDRGVFLAPMVRSGALPCRLLALEYGADLVWGPEVVDRAIMGTERRVHPSTGLVEFIKDGKQVFSCHPIERPFLIYQVGSSTPENAAEAVRIVTEHDDVAGVDLNCGCPKPFSTLGGMGANLLTMPDLLCEILKAMRRAAPPHVSVTCKIRLLPTQAQTLDLVERIVRTRTIRALTIHCRTKPMRPREPALLDRFRDVAAHVAKVAQETGQDVPVVCNGDCFGVTDIPRLQTLTGAQAFMMARGPEANMSCFREHRECVGTVVAPKWLRYAVYFDNPFGNTKYCITQMAFTTTAGAKEHDAPRVSPLKKRELVDMRMELNRAKSHEDMARALRMPWPVDTSDIATSLPGRLGPRT
- a CDS encoding pentafunctional AROM polypeptide, whose amino-acid sequence is MSRDEDVHDKVPSYHAPPFESPISGATIHELRCLDTKIQLGYHLVPHIVQTLLSELPSSAYVLVTDTHLAQLGAVDKFRDAFQQSKGAHQRFLTYEIAPGEESKSRETKAAMEDWMLEHRLTRDTVVLACGGGVIGDLVGFVAATFMRGLKYVQIPTTLLAMVDSSVGGKTAIDHPHGKNLIGAFHQPHYVFIDAAWLLTLPAREFSNGMAEIIKTAAIWDVQDFEKLESQSDAIRAAVMSEAARAHGTSQGHTLETRTTSQTLLLDVIRGSVGVKAWIVTVDEKETGLRNLVNFGHSIGHAIEAVLTPDMLHGECIAIGMVLEAEIARLVCGLPQVAIGRLTRCLQLYDLPVSLADPRIVALSKARELTTARLLDIMRVDKKNAGAQKKVVLLSRLGATAEERASAVPDSLLEHVLAPAMLVRESTHMPREPATIPTPGSKSISNRALVLAALSGGTCRVRNLLHSDDTRVMMQALVQLGVADFAWEDNGHTLVVHGHGGQVQASEAPVYLQNAGTAARFMTGVASLVRQGSISLTGNARMHERPIGPLVDALQSNGVHIDYQGKPACLPLRVEGTGMGLRGGRIELAANVSSQYVSSILLCAPYAQAPVELALVGGKVISQPYIDMTVAIMRAFGVHVERVGEYVYRIPQQTYTAPPTYEVESDASSATYPLAFAALTGTTVTVPHLGRTSLQGDAAFACQVLAPMGCAVEQTDTTTTVTGPPVGQLRALGSVDMESMTDAFITASMLFAVAPGPTRITGIANQRVKECDRLRAVVTELGKLGVRASEHEDGIDIVGAPISQLTSNAELSSYDDHRIAMSFSLLACVVPGSTTILEKRCVEKTWPAWWDVLHGPLHASVSGAHLHEALVHARTKRTGAWPTPSAYASDATIVLIGMRASGKSHVGQRLAGLLHRTFLDADEVFAQLHGDLGAYVQSFGWDAFREAEAQILASLISQHPTGHVLALGGGVVEYAPSRALLEHVREQVGPVVHIVRSYEAISAFLATSDRPAYGEPLSDVYARRQPLYTRAACMETVNASDTTAEALARQLATPLGLGRLPASPSFFLSLTMADMHEARPLMTQITPGVDVLELRVDLLRECTPAFVREQVAELRRITPLPLLYTVRSASQGGRLPDESEDLYFELLYLGLRMGCDYIDLEMHRPAARLAAVAEARGRSLIVASHHDTAGELRWTAPVMRRMYDRGRQLGDMVKLVGVARSWQDSMDLETFRATVARDAPHPLIAINMHEMGRLSRIVNPLMTPVTHELMPSSAAPGQMSVRAIHEARHLLGLLPRRRLFLLGSPIAQSQSPLIHNTGFQVLGLPHVYERFETSTVDERLVQLLHAPDFGGASVTIPLKLSIMQLLDSISPEAQVIGAVNTIVPRRDSDTGRVALHGENTDWHAIYDRARAAHVRSDGLVALVIGAGGSARAALYAMHRLGASCILLYNRTYDKAVALAEQVPVEWHVEAIPSLASVGARADHAQLRVVVSNVPAAATSLSPEQGADIVLPKELLPAQSGVAIDMAYGVEHTPLLVLAQMHGWHTVRGIDILLSQAYRQFRLWTQLPPPCAAIEHEVLPAYAASLP
- a CDS encoding ATP-dependent permease, coding for MVRIAVAGLSRLGVPLMHACAVRTGMAGPCGVAMMRAQIPMARPVAPLTALFRASLHTSRVVMDKKPARQSSGVLSQVVSALRDMASSRPTQGKSSQYPAVRRLMELMRPELRGIVLALGLLLIASLVSLSVPFTIGKVVDFFSQPDARFPFGLTMPTVATLLLCVFATGALARASSNILLELTGVRVIQRIRERAFSNALRQDVSFADKGAGDTVSRINMDCNLVGGAITTDLADGLRSTVTVLASCSAMFYISTKLTLVMMLVIPPAALCAAYYGRFLRNLTNKTQDAVGVMTRTAEERLSPAAFRTISASGTQRAEEKRFDARVQEIAALQTKEAYAGGIFHSGLGFVGNCTIVTLLTYGGHLVSLGQLTVGDLTSLLMYTAYLGGGLILMTNFFTSLMKGVGAGARVFGLLDQQPRIPLGQGVKLDVASMDRRGARIQFDDVHFRYPSRPEKAVLNGVSLDIQPGTSVALVGSSGAGKSSVHALLLRFYEPDSGRVMMDGRDIRTYTPESLRSVMSVVPQEPVLFEGTIAFNIGYGTPHATREQIERAARAAHCLEFVRTLPQGFDTVIGPRELSGGQRQRIAIARALVREPSVLLLDEATSALDSASELLINEAITSIINEGRTTVWIVAHRLSTVRAADTIMLLEDGRIAEQGTFEQLDQPGTRFRALMQSQLTAPPPPAPAAVPDGRRAYSTAACRRHVPAAPVWSVREATQAADTAPLLDPARLAHMHRLAALPQPATAEEMERLRAELEPLVAVMHSTQATGEYDAVPETAWSGWRATDEAPLTRSELEAGGGHWRAGYVVSSK